The following coding sequences lie in one Arachis stenosperma cultivar V10309 chromosome 5, arast.V10309.gnm1.PFL2, whole genome shotgun sequence genomic window:
- the LOC130983005 gene encoding arginine--tRNA ligase, chloroplastic/mitochondrial-like, whose translation MAVGAENMGNVKRQLVQLFEVSLQATVPSETDVAPLVDACIAKSGVKFGDYQCNNAMGLWSKIKGKQTEFRGPTAVGQAIMKNLPPSDMVESCSVAGPGFVNVVLSRNWIAKSLQKMLIDGIDTWAPCLPVKRAVVDFSSPNIAKEMHVGHLRSTIIGDTLARMLEFSHVEVLRRNHVGDWGTQFGMLIEFLFEKFPNPEDVNEAAIGDLQTFYKASKARFDSDPEFKQRAQQAVVRLQGGEDTYHRAWKQICEISRTEFHRVYERLGIQLEEKGESFYSPYIPGVLEELNKKGIIEDDKGARVIFVQDVNIPLIVVKSDGGYNYASTDLAALRYRINEEKAEWIIYLTDVGQQQHFDMLFKAAKRAGWLPADDGSYPKATHVGFGLVLGEDGKRFRTRSTEVVRLVDLLDEAKNRSKTALLERDTAKEWPEEEVEKTSQAIGYGAVKYADLKNNKQTNYTFNFDQMLNDKGNTAVYLLYAHARICSIIRKSGKDIEEVKRNAKIALDHEDERALGLHLIQFSEVIEEACTNLLPNVLCEYLYNLSEIFTKKFYSNCQVVGSPEESSRLLLCEATATVMRKCFHLLGIVPVYKI comes from the exons ATGGCAGTT GGTGCCGAAAACATGGGTAATGTTAAAAGGCAGTTGGTACAGCTGTTTGAGGTATCTCTGCAAGCAACCGTACCTAGCGAGACAGATGTAGCACCATTAGTTGATGCTTGCATTGCAAAATCTGGTGTAAAATTTGGCGATTACCAATG TAATAATGCAATGGGTTTATGGTCTAAGATAAAAGGAAAGCAGACAGAGTTTAGGGGTCCGACTGCTGTTGGGCAG GCCATAATGAAGAATCTTCCCCCTTCTGATATGGTAGAATCATGCTCTGTAGCTGGCCCTGGATTTGTGAATGTTGTCTTATCAAGGAATTGGATAGCAAAG AGCTTACAAAAGATGCTAATTGATGGTATTGATACATGGGCACCATGCCTTCCAGTCAAGAGAGCTGTTGTCGATTTTTCGTCACCCAACATAGCAAAGGAAATGCATGTTGGTCACCTGAGATCTACCATTATTGGGGACACATTGGCTCGCATGCTTGAATTTTCACACGTGGAGGTTCTACGCCGAAATCATGTTGGTGACTGGGGAACACAG TTTGGAATGCTCATTGAATTCCTTTTTGAAAAATTTCCAAACCCAGAAGATGTCAATGAAGCAGCCATTGGAGATCTTCAG ACATTTTATAAGGCATCAAAAGCGAGATTCGACAGTGATCCTGAATTTAAACAAAGGGCTCAACAGGCTGTTGTCCGGCTTCAG gGTGGGGAAGACACATATCACAGGGCTTGGAAACAAATTTGTGAAATTAGTAGAACTGAATTCCACAGGGTCTATGAACGCCTTGGTATTCAATTGGAGGAAAAG GGAGAAAGCTTCTATAGTCCATATATCCCTGGGGTTTtggaggaattgaataaaaaaggAATCATTGAAGATGATAAAGGTGCTCGTGTGATATTTGTTCAGGATGTAAACATTCCACTGATTGTTGTGAAGAGTGATGGTGGTTACAACTATGCTTCAACTGATCTAGCAGCACTTCG GTATCggataaacgaagaaaaagctGAGTGGATTATATATCTCACAGATGTTGGGCAGCAGCAACACTTTGATATGCTATTTAAG GCTGCTAAGCGCGCAGGTTGGCTGCCAGCTGATGATGGTTCATACCCAAAAGCTACTCATGTAGGTTTTGGTCTTGTTCTTGGGGAAGATGGAAAAAGATTTCGGACTCGTAGCACTGAGGTTGTTAGATTGGTTGATTTGCTTGATGAAGCCAAGAATCGCAGTAAAACTGCCCTTCTTGAACGTG ATACAGCTAAAGAATGGCCTGAGGAGGAGGTTGAGAAAACATCACAGGCAATTGGTTATGGTGCTGTTAA GTATGCTGACTTGAAGAAcaacaaacaaacaaattaCACATTCAACTTTGATCAGATGCTCAATGATAAG GGCAATACTGCTGTATATTTGCTGTATGCACATGCTAGGATCTGTTCGATCATCAGGAAATCTGGTAAAGACATAGAAGAAGTAAAAAGA AATGCTAAAATAGCGTTGGATCACGAAGATGAGCGCGCATTGGGGCTTCATTTGATACAATTTTCGGAG GTTATTGAGGAAGCATGCACCAATTTATTGCCTAATGTCTTGTGTGAATACCTCTATAATTTGTCAGAAATCTTCACAAAAAAGTTTTATTCTAATTGCCAG GTTGTCGGGTCGCCTGAGGAAAGTAGTAGACTCTTGTTATGTGAAGCAACAGCAACTGTGATGAGAAAGTGCTTCCATCTCCTTGGAATTGTACCTGTTTATAAGATATGA
- the LOC130982367 gene encoding protein OXIDATIVE STRESS 3-like, which produces MGNKAQETFIEMSNDNKKNNVKGIIMEDHCECSSDSSISIGSISEDTMDSLCSSYSSDELTEDASSSSFSSSSSSSHSKDGPLYELSELMNHLPIKRGLSMFYEGKAQSFTSLGRVQSIEDLPKKGITTTTTYSKRMKSCKSYGGGLDNHNNNNRISFTPKPTISKKTSPSTRGSFLSLQSKKGSFLGGSRPSISVHKNF; this is translated from the exons atggggAATAAGGCACAAGAAACGTTTATAGAAATGAGTAATGATAATAAGAAGAATAATGTGAAGGGAATAATAATGGAGGATCATTGTGAATGTAGCAGTGATTCATCAATATCCATTGGATCAATCTCAGAAGACACAATGGATTCTTTGTGTTCATCATATTCATCTGATGAGTTGACTGAGGatgcatcatcatcatcattttcttcttcttcatcatcatcacatTCAAAAGATGGACCTTTGTATGAACTATCAGAGCTCATGAACCATCTCCCTATAAA GAGAGGGTTATCTATGTTCTATGAAGGGAAGGCACAATCTTTCACTTCATTGGGAAGGGTGCAAAGCATAGAAGATCTTCCAAAGAAAggaataacaacaacaacaacttaTAGCAAGAGAATGAAGTCTTGTAAAAGCTATGGTGGAGGCTTGGATaaccataataataataatagaatatCATTCACTCCAAAGCCTACAATTTCAAAGAAAACTTCTCCATCCACAAGAGGGTCTTTTTTGTCTTTACAAAGCAAAAAAGGGAGTTTCCTTGGTGGGTCTAGGCCTTCTATTTCTGTACACAAGAACTTTTGA